The proteins below come from a single Metarhizium brunneum chromosome 1, complete sequence genomic window:
- the nip7 gene encoding 60S ribosome subunit biogenesis protein nip7, which yields MRPLTEQETKVLFTKLANYTGNSLKNLIAPLSDGDRFCFRLNKDRVYYVRLSIANLATSIARDKLLSLGTCIGKFTKTGKFRLHITALEILSEHARWKVWVRPNGEMPFLYGGNIVKAHVGRWSDDCPEHQGVVVYNMNDTPLGFGITARSTAEARRLDPTGVTCFRQADCGEYLRDEDNLFATT from the exons ATGCGGCCGCTCACAGAGCAAGAGACCAAGGTCCTCTTCACCAAGCTAGCCAACTACACCGGCAACTCTCTCAAGAACCTCATTGCGCCCCTCTCAGACGGAGACCGCTTCTGTTTCCGCCTAAACAAGGACCGGGTCTACTACGTCCGCCTATccatcgccaacctcgcTACGTCGATAGCTCGTGACAAGCTTCTCTCATTGGGAACCTGTATTG GCAAATTCACCAAGACCGGCAAGTTCCGCCTTCACATCACCGCCCTCGAAATCCTCTCCGAGCACGCCCGATGGAAGGTCTGGGTCCGACCCAATGGCGAGATGCCCTTCCTCTACGGCGGTAACATTGTCAAGGCCCACGTAGGCAGATGGTCGGACGACTGCCCCGAGCACCAGGGCGTGGTGGTGTACAACATGAACGACACGCCGCTGGGCTTTGGCATCACGGCGAGAAGTACCGCTGAGGCTCGGCGGTTGGACCCGACGGGTGTCACATGTTTCAGGCAGGCGGATTGCGGGGAGTATCTGCGTGATGAGGATAACTTATTTGCTACGACCTAA
- the ATP23 gene encoding Mitochondrial inner membrane protease ATP23 — protein sequence MASSSATPPSTSTSTSAAAAASLQVAAADAPSDGKLPARPKQLVNDPARTGFDPETKWWMNYFKILSNQMTPEGKFHYREWRYKVHEERDCKRCEEYKDWLFTYSPVVRFLSDKIQDLNGKLDRSNIHCRRCPSVLEEDGTVNRQAGGFDPNHGILICANEVRDRKHMEDTVAHEMVHAWDHLRWKMDWVGDKDLKHAACTEIRASMLSGECRWTREAFTRGQWSVTQQFQNCVRRRAIQSVMARPRCKDDVQATKVVNEVWDSCFSDTRPFDEVYR from the exons ATGGCGTCTTCGAGCGCCACGCCCCcgtcgacatcgacatcgacgtccgcagcagccgcagcctcgctccaggttgctgctgctgacgcGCCAAGCGATGGAAAACTGCCAGCCCGGCCGAAGCAATTGGTCAATGACCCTGCCCGCACTGGCTTCGATCCCGAGACGAAATGGTGGATGAACTACTTCAAGATCCTGTCGAACCAGATGACCCCGGAGGGCAAGTTTCACTATAGAGAATGGCGGTACAAGGTCCACGAGGAGCGCGACTGCAAACGCTGTGAAGAGTACAAGGACTGGCTATTCACGTATTCCCCCGTAGTTCGATTCCTCTCCGACAAGATCCAAGACCTCAATGGCAAGCTGGACCGCTCCAACATCCATTGCCGTCGATGCCCCTCTGTcctggaggaggatggcACGGTAAATCGCCAGGCCGGCGGCTTCGATCCGAACCATGGCATCCTGATATGTGCAAATGAGGTGCGAGACCGTAAGCACATGGAAGACACGGTGGCACACGAAATGGTTCATGCGTGGGATCACTTGCGATGGAAGATGGACTGGGTAGGAGACAAGGACTTGAAGCATGCCGCATGCACCGAG ATCcgagcttcaatgttgagcgGCGAGTGTCGATGGACAAGAGAAGCCTTCACCCGAGGCCAGTGGTCCGTCACGCAACAATTTCAAAACTGCGTCAGAAGACGGGCAATACAATCCGTCATGGCCCGACCCCGGTGCAAAGATGACGTACAGGCGaccaaggttgtcaacgaagTTTGGGATTCATGCTTCTCCGATACGAGACCCTTTGACGAGGTATACAGGTGA
- the ark1_0 gene encoding Serine/threonine-protein kinase ark1, with product MASRTLETRFERMTVQDENDHGEGTRLYAKGKTVVASSVAAQQLSLGSSRTNLFKVALQSQSHNAVAAVTLPSQAAQRKINNPASPTRKPLPSAGSARTSEEGPEAAVGKASSLAEQPGLPKQFHLGMFEIGRPLGKGKFGRVYLARERTTGFICALKVLHKSEIQGGGVERQVRREIEIQSNLRHPNILQMFGHFHDSKRIFLILEFAGKGELYKHLRRENRFPEWKSAQYIAQMASALRYLHRKHVIHRDIKPENILVGIHGEIKISDFGWSVHAPNNRRKTMCGTLDYLPPEMIKPGSSDNYYNEKVDLWSLGVLTYEFLVGEAPFEDTPVMTQRRIQRADMSIPSFVSPEASDLIKRLLVLDPEKRISLEQVQVHPWIVKHCVKGERATNREKGR from the exons ATGGCTTCACGAACCCTCGAGACGCGCTTCGAGCGCATGACCGTCCAGGACGAGAATGATCACGGGGAGGGCACGAGGCTCTACGCAAAAGGCAAG ACCGTTGTTGCCTCATCGGTGGCAGCACAACAACTCTCCCTCGGGAGCAGTCGGACAAACCTGTTCAAAGTGGCACTTCAGTCGCAGAGCCAcaatgccgtcgccgccgtgaCTCTCCCTTCGCAGGCTGCCCAGCGGAAAATCAACAACCCGGCATCGCCTACCCGCAAGCCATTGCCGTCGGCGGGATCAGCACGCACGTCGGAAGAAGGGCCAGAGGCGGCGGTCGGCAAGGCCTCCTCGCTGGCAGAGCAGCCCGGCCTGCCGAAGCAGTTCCACCTGGGAATGTTTGAAATCGGCCGCCCCCTCGGCAAGGGCAAATTCGGCCGGGTGTACCTTGCCAGGGAGCGCACCACGGGCTTCATCTGCGCCCTCAAGGTCCTGCACAAGAGTGAGatccagggcggcggcgtcgagcgcCAAGTTCGTCGCGAGATTGAAATCCAGAGTAACCTCCGCCACCCGAATATTCTCCAAATGTTCGGCCACTTCCACGACAGCAAGCGCATCTTCTTGATTCTCGAGTTTGCCGGCAAGGGCGAGCTGTATAAGCACCTGCGGAGGGAGAACCGCTTCCCGGAGTGGAAGTCGGCTCAGTACATTGCCCAgatggcctcggccttgaggTACTTGCACCGCAAGCATGTTATTCACAGGGATATCAAGCCTGAGAACATCTTGGTGGGCATCCACGGCGAGATCAAGATTTCCGACTTTGGCTGGAGTGTGCACGCTCCTAATAACAGGCGAAAAACCATGTGCGGAACGCTGGATTATCTACCGCCTGAGATGATTAAGCCTGGGTCGTCGGATAATTATTACAATGAAAAGGTGGACTTGTGGAGTTTGGGGGTTTTGACGTATGAGTTCCTTGTTGGAGAGGCTCCGTTTGAGGATACGCCAGTCATGACCCAGAGAAGGATTCAAAGGGCGGATATGTCGATTCCGTCGTTTGTGAGCCCGGAGGCTAGTGACCTCATCAAAAGA cttcttgtccttgacccCGAGAAGAGAATCTCTCTTGAGCAAGTCCAGGTCCACCCTTGGATTGTGAAGCACTGTGTTAAAGGAGAGCGAGCTACCAACCGTGAGAAGGGGCGTTGA
- the Tiprl gene encoding TIP41-like protein, producing the protein MQSRRLPPIPPGPTGRPPTLNHINDVNEPFPTRDALQAATKSHSQGNFTISARKLPISKAGAIDHLTEKIGIPMPEMIFGDNIVSILHRPSKWYFEFNTPDALDAVDKTDKHMLKVAYARDWESTREGTTQNIKEVVKPYDWSYSTTYAGTVGVAGQQQQQQQYDGPSSSEAASSPIVPQFQPTDKKIPVELLKRRDPILFFDEVVLYESELDDNGISMYSAKVRVHQQRMLILCRLFMRLDNVVVRLRDTRIYVDFETDEVMREYTAKEAKFDDVKRKLAMSGRLPDDITVVLRNPNELDPLLDIVQHQTEALCLK; encoded by the exons ATGCAGTCCCGCCGCCTGCCCCCGATCCCCCCGGGGCCGACCGGCCGTCCCCCCACCCTCAACCATATCAACGACGTCAACGAGCCGTTTCCCACGCGCGATGCCCTTCAAGCCGCTACCAAGAGCCACTCCCAAGGAAACTTCACCATCTCAGCCCGCAAGCTCCCCATCTCCAAGGCCGGCGCCATCGACCACCTCACCGAGAAGATCGGCATCCCCATGCCGGAGATGATATTCGGCGACAACATTGTGTCCATCCTGCACAGACCCTCCAAGTGGTACTTTGAGTTTAACACCCCAGATGCGCTGGACGCCGTGGACAAGACGGACAAGCACATGCTCAAGGTAGCCTACGCGCGGGACTGGGAGAGCACGCGAGAGGGAACAACACAAAACATCAAAGAGGTTGTCAAGCCCTACGACTGGAGCTATTCCACCACCTATGCGGGAACCGTGGGCGTGGcaggccagcagcagcagcagcagcaatacGATGGACCCTCTTCTTCCGAAGCTGCAAGCAGCCCAATCGTCCCGCAGTTCCAACCGACAGACAAAAAGATACCAGTCGAACTACTAAAGAGGCGCGACCCGatcctcttcttcgacgAGGTAGTTCTGTACGAGAGCGAGCTGGACGACAACGGAATCTCAATGTACAGCGCCAAAGTGCGCGTCCACCAGCAGCGCATGTTGATCCTGTGCCGCCTGTTCATGAGGCTAGACAATGTGGTCGTCAGACTGCGCGACACAAGGATATACGTCGACTTTGAGACCGACGAGGTGATGCGAGAGTATACCGCCAAGGAGGCCAAGTTTGACGACGTGAAGCGG AAGCTTGCCATGTCAGGGCGTCTACCGGATGACATTACTGTTGTCTTGCGAAACCCAAACGAGTTGGACCCCTTGCTGGACATTGTGCAACACCAGACCGAGGCGCTTTGCCTGAAGTAG